The sequence ACTCATAACCGGCGGTCACATCTACACCGGCTGCCGCATAACTTGCACTAAAACTCTTTTCCATACTCAAATCTCCTCCAGTTTCTTTTGCAGGTCTGTATCTTTTTGGCGCACGGCAGCGGCCATATCCGCCCGCATTTGCACCAGTTTGTCCATTAAGTCGTCATTGCCCACAGCCAGAATTTCCGCTGCCAGCAGCGCTGCGTTCTTAGCCGCATTGACCCCAACGGTAGCCACCGGAATACCCGGGGGCATCATCACCGTAGCCAGCATGGCGTCCATACCGTCCAGCACCTTGGCGCTGCACGGAATACCAATCACCGGCAGCGTGGTGGAAGCGGCCAGCACGCCGCCCAGGTGCGCCGCCATACCGGCGGCTGCCAGGATCACGCCAAAGCCGTTCTCCCGGGCACTCTCTGCAAAGGCCATAGCCTCCTTGGGGGTACGGTGGGCGCTCATTACATGCACCTCGGTCTCAATGCTCAGCTCCCGCAGCTGCTTAATGGCCGGTG comes from Oscillospiraceae bacterium and encodes:
- the purE gene encoding 5-(carboxyamino)imidazole ribonucleotide mutase, yielding MKKVAVIMGSDSDLPVVAPAIKQLRELSIETEVHVMSAHRTPKEAMAFAESARENGFGVILAAAGMAAHLGGVLAASTTLPVIGIPCSAKVLDGMDAMLATVMMPPGIPVATVGVNAAKNAALLAAEILAVGNDDLMDKLVQMRADMAAAVRQKDTDLQKKLEEI